A genomic segment from Bos taurus isolate L1 Dominette 01449 registration number 42190680 breed Hereford chromosome 1, ARS-UCD2.0, whole genome shotgun sequence encodes:
- the TFG gene encoding protein TFG, which translates to MNGQLDLSGKLIIKAQLGEDIRRIPIHNEDITYDELVLMMQRVFRGKLLSNDEVTIKYKDEDGDLITIFDSSDLSFAIQCSRILKLTLFVNGQPRPLESSQVKYLRRELIELRNKVNRLLDSLEPPGEPGPSSSIPENDTVDGREEKPAAADSSGKQSTQVMAASMSAFDPLKNQDEINKNVMSAFGLTDDQVSGPPSAPAEDRSGTPDSIASSSSAAHPPGVQPQQPPYTGAQTQAGQSEGQMYQQYSQQPGYGTQQPQAPPQAPQQYGIQYSAGYSQQTGPQQPQQFPGYGQQPTSQAPAPAFSGQPQQLPAQPPQQYQASSYPQQTYTTQTSQPTNYTVAPASQPGMAPSQPGAYQPRPGFTPPPGSTMTPLASGSNPYARSRPPFGQGYTQPGPGYR; encoded by the exons ATGAATGGGCAGTTGGATCTGAGTGGGAAACTAATCATAAAAGCTCAACTTGGGGAGGATATTCGACGAATTCCCATTCATAATGAAGATATTACTTATGATGAGTTAGTGTTAATGATGCAGCGAGTCTTCAGAGGAAAACTTCTGAGTAATGATGAAGttacaataaaatataaagatgaaG atGGAGATCTTATAACAATTTTTGATAGTTCTGACCTTTCCTTTGCAATTCAGTGTAGTAGGATACTGAAACTGACATTATTTG TTAATGGCCAACCAAGACCCCTTGAATCAAGTCAGGTGAAATACCTTCGTCGAGAACTGATAGAACTTCGAAATAAAGTGAATCGCTTACTGGATAGTTTGGAACCACCTGGAGAACCAGGCCCGTCCTCCAGCATTCCTGAAAACG ATACTGTGGATGGTAGGGAagaaaagcctgctgctgctgattCTTCTGGTAAACAGTCTACTCAGGTTATGGCAGCAAGTATGTCAGCTTTTGATCCTTTAAAAAACCAAGatgaaatcaataaaaatgtCATGTCAGCGTTTGGCTTAACAGATGATCAGGTTTCAG GGCCTCCCAGTGCTCCTGCAGAAGACCGGTCAGGAACTCCCGACAGcattgcttcctcctcctccgcAGCTCACCCACCAGGAGTTCAGCCACAGCAGCCACCATATACAGGAGCTCAGACTCAAGCAGGTCAGAGTGAAG GTCAGATGTACCAGCAGTACTCGCAGCAGCCCGGCTATGGCACTCAGCAGCCACAGGCGCCCCCCCAGGCGCCGCAGCAGTACGGTATTCAGTATTCAG CAGGCTATAGTCAGCAGACTGGACCCCAACAACCTCAGCAGTTCCCAGGATATGGCCAGCAACCAACTTCCCAGGCACCGGCACCTGCCTTTTCTGGTCAGCCTCAGCAACTGCCTGCTCAACCTCCACAGCAGTATCAGGCGAGCAGTTACCCTCAACAAACTTACACTACCCAAACTTCTCAGCCCACTAATTACACTGTGGCCCCTGCCTCACAACCAGGAATGGCTCCAAGCCAACCCGGGGCCTACCAGCCAAGACCAGGTTTCACCCCACCTCCTGGAAGTACCATGACCCCTCTTGCAAGTGGGTCTAACCCATATGCACGTAGCCGTCCTCCCTTTGGTCAGGGCTATACCCAACCTGGACCAGGTTATCGATAA